In Nicotiana tabacum cultivar K326 chromosome 17, ASM71507v2, whole genome shotgun sequence, one DNA window encodes the following:
- the LOC107813118 gene encoding uncharacterized protein LOC107813118 isoform X5, with protein MDRGNYRRGGGGGNRGRGSSEQEQGRGGGRGGPQMSSYNQQPPFQPPQQWGNQPRASAPGQYQGRGDPYNQQGTGQLHTAGQNPGRGGTAWVSRGGGGTAWARPPPKQRQQDVSSGSGTAWIRAPPQQPQQHGGGGGCGNQLQRDVEPSRSGASNVRSRGAPSGSSPSQSSELGIEKSIFINPKTFHLTVLMLKLWNKDRFEAAAQVLRSVSPKVLDALESRPVSIRLKGLECMRGSPAKAYVVYAPVEVIGGEARLLRACQVMIDAFTEAGLVLEKDANRKLKLHATIMNARHSRSKNRSGNADSFDARAIFGQYGSEEWGECLLREAHLSQRFVYGDNGYYHCCESIPFPEGM; from the exons ATGGACCGTGGAAATTACCGACGTGGTGGCGGTGGAGGTAACCGTGGTCGTGGTAGCTCCGAACAGGAGCAAGGCCGAGGAGGCGGAAGGGGTGGGCCCCAGATGAGTTCATACAATCAGCAGCCACCATTTCAGCCTCCACAGCAATGGGGTAACCAGCCAAGGGCATCTGCTCCGGGTCAATATCAGGGTCGTGGGGATCCTTATAATCAGCAGGGTACGGGTCAGCTCCATACAGCTGGTCAGAATCCGGGTCGTGGTGGTACTGCTTGGGTCAGCCGTGGTGGCGGTGGTACTGCTTGGGCGCGACCACCACCGAAGCAGCGACAACAAGATGTTAGTAGCGGCAGTGGTACTGCTTGGATACGGGCACCGCCACAGCAGCCTCAGCAACATGGTGGTGGCGGCGGCTGTGGAAACCAGCTGCAACGGGATGTGGAACCGAGTAGATCAGGAGCCTCAAATGTTCGTTCTAGGGGTGCACCTTCAGGCTCTAGTCCTTCTCAGTCTTCTG AGTTGGGAATTGAGAAGTCCATCTTTATTAATCCAAAAACATTCCACTTGACTGTGCTCATGCTGAAGCTTTGGAATAAGGACCGTTTTGAAGCAGCTGCTCAGGTTTTGCGG AGtgtctcaccaaaagtacttgaTGCTTTGGAGAGCCGACCTGTGTCTATAAGACTGAAGGGTTTG GAGTGCATGAGAGGGTCTCCGGCAAAAGCTTATGTTGTATATGCTCCTGTGGAAGTAATTGGTGGTGAAGCCCGACTTTTACGTGCTTGTC AGGTCATGATTGATGCATTCACTGAAGCTGGTCTTGTTCTTGAAAAAGATGCAAACCGGAAGTTAAAG TTACATGCCACTATAATGAATGCGCGACACAGCAGAAG CAAAAATAGATCAGGAAATGCTGATTCCTTTGATGCACGAGCAATTTTTGGTCAGTATGGCTCGGAAGAATGGGGAGAGTGTCTTTTACGTGAAGCTCATCTTTCACAAAGGTTTGTGTATGGTGACAATGGCTATTACCATTGCTGTGAATCCATCCCATTTCCTGAAGGGATGTAG
- the LOC107813118 gene encoding uncharacterized protein LOC107813118 isoform X6: MDRGNYRRGGGGGNRGRGSSEQEQGRGGGRGGPQMSSYNQQPPFQPPQQWGNQPRASAPGQYQGRGDPYNQQGTGQLHTAGQNPGRGGTAWVSRGGGGTAWARPPPKQRQQDVSSGSGTAWIRAPPQQPQQHGGGGGCGNQLQRDVEPSRSGASNVRSRGAPSGSSPSQSSELGIEKSIFINPKTFHLTVLMLKLWNKDRFEAAAQVLRSVSPKVLDALESRPVSIRLKGLECMRGSPAKAYVVYAPVEVIGGEARLLRACQVMIDAFTEAGLVLEKDANRKLKLHATIMNARHSRRSGNADSFDARAIFGQYGSEEWGECLLREAHLSQRFVYGDNGYYHCCESIPFPEGM; encoded by the exons ATGGACCGTGGAAATTACCGACGTGGTGGCGGTGGAGGTAACCGTGGTCGTGGTAGCTCCGAACAGGAGCAAGGCCGAGGAGGCGGAAGGGGTGGGCCCCAGATGAGTTCATACAATCAGCAGCCACCATTTCAGCCTCCACAGCAATGGGGTAACCAGCCAAGGGCATCTGCTCCGGGTCAATATCAGGGTCGTGGGGATCCTTATAATCAGCAGGGTACGGGTCAGCTCCATACAGCTGGTCAGAATCCGGGTCGTGGTGGTACTGCTTGGGTCAGCCGTGGTGGCGGTGGTACTGCTTGGGCGCGACCACCACCGAAGCAGCGACAACAAGATGTTAGTAGCGGCAGTGGTACTGCTTGGATACGGGCACCGCCACAGCAGCCTCAGCAACATGGTGGTGGCGGCGGCTGTGGAAACCAGCTGCAACGGGATGTGGAACCGAGTAGATCAGGAGCCTCAAATGTTCGTTCTAGGGGTGCACCTTCAGGCTCTAGTCCTTCTCAGTCTTCTG AGTTGGGAATTGAGAAGTCCATCTTTATTAATCCAAAAACATTCCACTTGACTGTGCTCATGCTGAAGCTTTGGAATAAGGACCGTTTTGAAGCAGCTGCTCAGGTTTTGCGG AGtgtctcaccaaaagtacttgaTGCTTTGGAGAGCCGACCTGTGTCTATAAGACTGAAGGGTTTG GAGTGCATGAGAGGGTCTCCGGCAAAAGCTTATGTTGTATATGCTCCTGTGGAAGTAATTGGTGGTGAAGCCCGACTTTTACGTGCTTGTC AGGTCATGATTGATGCATTCACTGAAGCTGGTCTTGTTCTTGAAAAAGATGCAAACCGGAAGTTAAAG TTACATGCCACTATAATGAATGCGCGACACAGCAGAAG ATCAGGAAATGCTGATTCCTTTGATGCACGAGCAATTTTTGGTCAGTATGGCTCGGAAGAATGGGGAGAGTGTCTTTTACGTGAAGCTCATCTTTCACAAAGGTTTGTGTATGGTGACAATGGCTATTACCATTGCTGTGAATCCATCCCATTTCCTGAAGGGATGTAG
- the LOC107813118 gene encoding uncharacterized protein LOC107813118 isoform X3 produces the protein MDRGNYRRGGGGGNRGRGSSEQEQGRGGGRGGPQMSSYNQQPPFQPPQQWGNQPRASAPGQYQGRGDPYNQQGTGQLHTAGQNPGRGGTAWVSRGGGGTAWARPPPKQRQQDVSSGSGTAWIRAPPQQPQQHGGGGGCGNQLQRDVEPSRSGASNVRSRGAPSGSSPSQSSGPIHQMDRQPVKKMAVESQNPDYSHFVSLPLAIYPELVNKLINFQNSVLGITEVSKSPTSESKASELLELGIEKSIFINPKTFHLTVLMLKLWNKDRFEAAAQVLRSVSPKVLDALESRPVSIRLKGLECMRGSPAKAYVVYAPVEVIGGEARLLRACQVMIDAFTEAGLVLEKDANRKLKLHATIMNARHSRSKNRSGNADSFDARAIFGQYGSEEWGECLLREAHLSQRFVYGDNGYYHCCESIPFPEGM, from the exons ATGGACCGTGGAAATTACCGACGTGGTGGCGGTGGAGGTAACCGTGGTCGTGGTAGCTCCGAACAGGAGCAAGGCCGAGGAGGCGGAAGGGGTGGGCCCCAGATGAGTTCATACAATCAGCAGCCACCATTTCAGCCTCCACAGCAATGGGGTAACCAGCCAAGGGCATCTGCTCCGGGTCAATATCAGGGTCGTGGGGATCCTTATAATCAGCAGGGTACGGGTCAGCTCCATACAGCTGGTCAGAATCCGGGTCGTGGTGGTACTGCTTGGGTCAGCCGTGGTGGCGGTGGTACTGCTTGGGCGCGACCACCACCGAAGCAGCGACAACAAGATGTTAGTAGCGGCAGTGGTACTGCTTGGATACGGGCACCGCCACAGCAGCCTCAGCAACATGGTGGTGGCGGCGGCTGTGGAAACCAGCTGCAACGGGATGTGGAACCGAGTAGATCAGGAGCCTCAAATGTTCGTTCTAGGGGTGCACCTTCAGGCTCTAGTCCTTCTCAGTCTTCTG GTCCAATCCACCAAATGGATCGGCAGCCTGTGAAAAAAATG GCAGTTGAAAGCCAAAATCCGGACTACTCTCACTTTGTATCGCTTCCATTAGCCATATATCCTGAACTGGTAAACAAACTCATCAACTTTCAGAACTCAGTTCTTGGAATTACTGAAGTGTCTAAGTCCCCTACCTCAGAATCAAAGGCTTCAGAACTATTAG AGTTGGGAATTGAGAAGTCCATCTTTATTAATCCAAAAACATTCCACTTGACTGTGCTCATGCTGAAGCTTTGGAATAAGGACCGTTTTGAAGCAGCTGCTCAGGTTTTGCGG AGtgtctcaccaaaagtacttgaTGCTTTGGAGAGCCGACCTGTGTCTATAAGACTGAAGGGTTTG GAGTGCATGAGAGGGTCTCCGGCAAAAGCTTATGTTGTATATGCTCCTGTGGAAGTAATTGGTGGTGAAGCCCGACTTTTACGTGCTTGTC AGGTCATGATTGATGCATTCACTGAAGCTGGTCTTGTTCTTGAAAAAGATGCAAACCGGAAGTTAAAG TTACATGCCACTATAATGAATGCGCGACACAGCAGAAG CAAAAATAGATCAGGAAATGCTGATTCCTTTGATGCACGAGCAATTTTTGGTCAGTATGGCTCGGAAGAATGGGGAGAGTGTCTTTTACGTGAAGCTCATCTTTCACAAAGGTTTGTGTATGGTGACAATGGCTATTACCATTGCTGTGAATCCATCCCATTTCCTGAAGGGATGTAG
- the LOC107813118 gene encoding uncharacterized protein LOC107813118 isoform X1 yields MDRGNYRRGGGGGNRGRGSSEQEQGRGGGRGGPQMSSYNQQPPFQPPQQWGNQPRASAPGQYQGRGDPYNQQGTGQLHTAGQNPGRGGTAWVSRGGGGTAWARPPPKQRQQDVSSGSGTAWIRAPPQQPQQHGGGGGCGNQLQRDVEPSRSGASNVRSRGAPSGSSPSQSSGPIHQMDRQPVKKMVYIMFVDHSGAFSFSAVESQNPDYSHFVSLPLAIYPELVNKLINFQNSVLGITEVSKSPTSESKASELLELGIEKSIFINPKTFHLTVLMLKLWNKDRFEAAAQVLRSVSPKVLDALESRPVSIRLKGLECMRGSPAKAYVVYAPVEVIGGEARLLRACQVMIDAFTEAGLVLEKDANRKLKLHATIMNARHSRSKNRSGNADSFDARAIFGQYGSEEWGECLLREAHLSQRFVYGDNGYYHCCESIPFPEGM; encoded by the exons ATGGACCGTGGAAATTACCGACGTGGTGGCGGTGGAGGTAACCGTGGTCGTGGTAGCTCCGAACAGGAGCAAGGCCGAGGAGGCGGAAGGGGTGGGCCCCAGATGAGTTCATACAATCAGCAGCCACCATTTCAGCCTCCACAGCAATGGGGTAACCAGCCAAGGGCATCTGCTCCGGGTCAATATCAGGGTCGTGGGGATCCTTATAATCAGCAGGGTACGGGTCAGCTCCATACAGCTGGTCAGAATCCGGGTCGTGGTGGTACTGCTTGGGTCAGCCGTGGTGGCGGTGGTACTGCTTGGGCGCGACCACCACCGAAGCAGCGACAACAAGATGTTAGTAGCGGCAGTGGTACTGCTTGGATACGGGCACCGCCACAGCAGCCTCAGCAACATGGTGGTGGCGGCGGCTGTGGAAACCAGCTGCAACGGGATGTGGAACCGAGTAGATCAGGAGCCTCAAATGTTCGTTCTAGGGGTGCACCTTCAGGCTCTAGTCCTTCTCAGTCTTCTG GTCCAATCCACCAAATGGATCGGCAGCCTGTGAAAAAAATGGTATATATTATGTTCGTTGATCATTCAGGCGCATTTTCTTTTTCG GCAGTTGAAAGCCAAAATCCGGACTACTCTCACTTTGTATCGCTTCCATTAGCCATATATCCTGAACTGGTAAACAAACTCATCAACTTTCAGAACTCAGTTCTTGGAATTACTGAAGTGTCTAAGTCCCCTACCTCAGAATCAAAGGCTTCAGAACTATTAG AGTTGGGAATTGAGAAGTCCATCTTTATTAATCCAAAAACATTCCACTTGACTGTGCTCATGCTGAAGCTTTGGAATAAGGACCGTTTTGAAGCAGCTGCTCAGGTTTTGCGG AGtgtctcaccaaaagtacttgaTGCTTTGGAGAGCCGACCTGTGTCTATAAGACTGAAGGGTTTG GAGTGCATGAGAGGGTCTCCGGCAAAAGCTTATGTTGTATATGCTCCTGTGGAAGTAATTGGTGGTGAAGCCCGACTTTTACGTGCTTGTC AGGTCATGATTGATGCATTCACTGAAGCTGGTCTTGTTCTTGAAAAAGATGCAAACCGGAAGTTAAAG TTACATGCCACTATAATGAATGCGCGACACAGCAGAAG CAAAAATAGATCAGGAAATGCTGATTCCTTTGATGCACGAGCAATTTTTGGTCAGTATGGCTCGGAAGAATGGGGAGAGTGTCTTTTACGTGAAGCTCATCTTTCACAAAGGTTTGTGTATGGTGACAATGGCTATTACCATTGCTGTGAATCCATCCCATTTCCTGAAGGGATGTAG
- the LOC107813118 gene encoding uncharacterized protein LOC107813118 isoform X4, with product MDRGNYRRGGGGGNRGRGSSEQEQGRGGGRGGPQMSSYNQQPPFQPPQQWGNQPRASAPGQYQGRGDPYNQQGTGQLHTAGQNPGRGGTAWVSRGGGGTAWARPPPKQRQQDVSSGSGTAWIRAPPQQPQQHGGGGGCGNQLQRDVEPSRSGASNVRSRGAPSGSSPSQSSGPIHQMDRQPVKKMAVESQNPDYSHFVSLPLAIYPELVNKLINFQNSVLGITEVSKSPTSESKASELLELGIEKSIFINPKTFHLTVLMLKLWNKDRFEAAAQVLRSVSPKVLDALESRPVSIRLKGLECMRGSPAKAYVVYAPVEVIGGEARLLRACQVMIDAFTEAGLVLEKDANRKLKLHATIMNARHSRRSGNADSFDARAIFGQYGSEEWGECLLREAHLSQRFVYGDNGYYHCCESIPFPEGM from the exons ATGGACCGTGGAAATTACCGACGTGGTGGCGGTGGAGGTAACCGTGGTCGTGGTAGCTCCGAACAGGAGCAAGGCCGAGGAGGCGGAAGGGGTGGGCCCCAGATGAGTTCATACAATCAGCAGCCACCATTTCAGCCTCCACAGCAATGGGGTAACCAGCCAAGGGCATCTGCTCCGGGTCAATATCAGGGTCGTGGGGATCCTTATAATCAGCAGGGTACGGGTCAGCTCCATACAGCTGGTCAGAATCCGGGTCGTGGTGGTACTGCTTGGGTCAGCCGTGGTGGCGGTGGTACTGCTTGGGCGCGACCACCACCGAAGCAGCGACAACAAGATGTTAGTAGCGGCAGTGGTACTGCTTGGATACGGGCACCGCCACAGCAGCCTCAGCAACATGGTGGTGGCGGCGGCTGTGGAAACCAGCTGCAACGGGATGTGGAACCGAGTAGATCAGGAGCCTCAAATGTTCGTTCTAGGGGTGCACCTTCAGGCTCTAGTCCTTCTCAGTCTTCTG GTCCAATCCACCAAATGGATCGGCAGCCTGTGAAAAAAATG GCAGTTGAAAGCCAAAATCCGGACTACTCTCACTTTGTATCGCTTCCATTAGCCATATATCCTGAACTGGTAAACAAACTCATCAACTTTCAGAACTCAGTTCTTGGAATTACTGAAGTGTCTAAGTCCCCTACCTCAGAATCAAAGGCTTCAGAACTATTAG AGTTGGGAATTGAGAAGTCCATCTTTATTAATCCAAAAACATTCCACTTGACTGTGCTCATGCTGAAGCTTTGGAATAAGGACCGTTTTGAAGCAGCTGCTCAGGTTTTGCGG AGtgtctcaccaaaagtacttgaTGCTTTGGAGAGCCGACCTGTGTCTATAAGACTGAAGGGTTTG GAGTGCATGAGAGGGTCTCCGGCAAAAGCTTATGTTGTATATGCTCCTGTGGAAGTAATTGGTGGTGAAGCCCGACTTTTACGTGCTTGTC AGGTCATGATTGATGCATTCACTGAAGCTGGTCTTGTTCTTGAAAAAGATGCAAACCGGAAGTTAAAG TTACATGCCACTATAATGAATGCGCGACACAGCAGAAG ATCAGGAAATGCTGATTCCTTTGATGCACGAGCAATTTTTGGTCAGTATGGCTCGGAAGAATGGGGAGAGTGTCTTTTACGTGAAGCTCATCTTTCACAAAGGTTTGTGTATGGTGACAATGGCTATTACCATTGCTGTGAATCCATCCCATTTCCTGAAGGGATGTAG
- the LOC107813118 gene encoding uncharacterized protein LOC107813118 isoform X2: MDRGNYRRGGGGGNRGRGSSEQEQGRGGGRGGPQMSSYNQQPPFQPPQQWGNQPRASAPGQYQGRGDPYNQQGTGQLHTAGQNPGRGGTAWVSRGGGGTAWARPPPKQRQQDVSSGSGTAWIRAPPQQPQQHGGGGGCGNQLQRDVEPSRSGASNVRSRGAPSGSSPSQSSGPIHQMDRQPVKKMVYIMFVDHSGAFSFSAVESQNPDYSHFVSLPLAIYPELVNKLINFQNSVLGITEVSKSPTSESKASELLELGIEKSIFINPKTFHLTVLMLKLWNKDRFEAAAQVLRSVSPKVLDALESRPVSIRLKGLECMRGSPAKAYVVYAPVEVIGGEARLLRACQVMIDAFTEAGLVLEKDANRKLKLHATIMNARHSRRSGNADSFDARAIFGQYGSEEWGECLLREAHLSQRFVYGDNGYYHCCESIPFPEGM; encoded by the exons ATGGACCGTGGAAATTACCGACGTGGTGGCGGTGGAGGTAACCGTGGTCGTGGTAGCTCCGAACAGGAGCAAGGCCGAGGAGGCGGAAGGGGTGGGCCCCAGATGAGTTCATACAATCAGCAGCCACCATTTCAGCCTCCACAGCAATGGGGTAACCAGCCAAGGGCATCTGCTCCGGGTCAATATCAGGGTCGTGGGGATCCTTATAATCAGCAGGGTACGGGTCAGCTCCATACAGCTGGTCAGAATCCGGGTCGTGGTGGTACTGCTTGGGTCAGCCGTGGTGGCGGTGGTACTGCTTGGGCGCGACCACCACCGAAGCAGCGACAACAAGATGTTAGTAGCGGCAGTGGTACTGCTTGGATACGGGCACCGCCACAGCAGCCTCAGCAACATGGTGGTGGCGGCGGCTGTGGAAACCAGCTGCAACGGGATGTGGAACCGAGTAGATCAGGAGCCTCAAATGTTCGTTCTAGGGGTGCACCTTCAGGCTCTAGTCCTTCTCAGTCTTCTG GTCCAATCCACCAAATGGATCGGCAGCCTGTGAAAAAAATGGTATATATTATGTTCGTTGATCATTCAGGCGCATTTTCTTTTTCG GCAGTTGAAAGCCAAAATCCGGACTACTCTCACTTTGTATCGCTTCCATTAGCCATATATCCTGAACTGGTAAACAAACTCATCAACTTTCAGAACTCAGTTCTTGGAATTACTGAAGTGTCTAAGTCCCCTACCTCAGAATCAAAGGCTTCAGAACTATTAG AGTTGGGAATTGAGAAGTCCATCTTTATTAATCCAAAAACATTCCACTTGACTGTGCTCATGCTGAAGCTTTGGAATAAGGACCGTTTTGAAGCAGCTGCTCAGGTTTTGCGG AGtgtctcaccaaaagtacttgaTGCTTTGGAGAGCCGACCTGTGTCTATAAGACTGAAGGGTTTG GAGTGCATGAGAGGGTCTCCGGCAAAAGCTTATGTTGTATATGCTCCTGTGGAAGTAATTGGTGGTGAAGCCCGACTTTTACGTGCTTGTC AGGTCATGATTGATGCATTCACTGAAGCTGGTCTTGTTCTTGAAAAAGATGCAAACCGGAAGTTAAAG TTACATGCCACTATAATGAATGCGCGACACAGCAGAAG ATCAGGAAATGCTGATTCCTTTGATGCACGAGCAATTTTTGGTCAGTATGGCTCGGAAGAATGGGGAGAGTGTCTTTTACGTGAAGCTCATCTTTCACAAAGGTTTGTGTATGGTGACAATGGCTATTACCATTGCTGTGAATCCATCCCATTTCCTGAAGGGATGTAG